Proteins found in one Arachis stenosperma cultivar V10309 chromosome 8, arast.V10309.gnm1.PFL2, whole genome shotgun sequence genomic segment:
- the LOC130945607 gene encoding uncharacterized protein LOC130945607, with protein sequence MAAAMQAMAAALGNQAGNGNGGGGKKGSMTLATFLKVNPPIFRETTDPTEADNWFQAMEQALQAQQVPEKQLVKFATYQLMGEAQHWWQGTRRLLQQDDVAIPWNAFQLEFYKKYFPNLVRTAKEL encoded by the coding sequence atggctgctgctatgcaggcTATGGCTGCGGCATTGGGAAATCAAGCCGGTAATGGGAATGGTGGTGGCGGAAAAAAGGGGTCAATGACCTTAGCAACCTTCCTGAAGGTAAACCCACCCATCTTTAGAGAGACAACAGACCCCACAGAGGCAGATAACTGGTTTCAGGCGATGGAACAGGCTTTACAAGCACAACAAGTTCCTGAGAAACAACTTGTTAAATTTGCAACTTATCAGTTAATGGGTGAAGCCcagcattggtggcaaggtacACGACGCTTGCTGCAGCAAGACGATGTTGCCATACCTTGGAATGCCTTTCAATTGGAATTCTACAAAAAATACTTCCCCAATTTGGTCAGGACAGCTAAGGAGCTTTAA